The following coding sequences lie in one Arachis ipaensis cultivar K30076 chromosome B05, Araip1.1, whole genome shotgun sequence genomic window:
- the LOC107643787 gene encoding aspartyl protease family protein 2, with amino-acid sequence MGSACHLSFTLFFAFSFITCTNCIEYLKLPLVQKNNPLSLPAQLLSSDSHRLSTLFAALQGRRGSLKSPLVSGASTGSGQYFVDLRIGSPPQSLLLVADTGSDLVWVKCSACRNCSAHPPGSKFLVRHSRTFAPHHCYDSSCRLVPHPVQTQSQTRTCNHSKIHSPCLYSYSYVDGSTTSGLFSKETTTFNTSSGRVTKVKDFSFGCGFRVSGPSVTGASFNGAQGVLGLGRGTMSFSSQLGRTFGNRFSYCLLDYTISPPPRSFLTIGASKRDAVSRKLFSYTPLVKNPLSPTFYYIVVEGLFVEGAKLPISPSVWTVDENGNGGTVVDSGTTLTFLAEPAYRQVLAAFRRRVRLPPVEGANLGFDLCVNVTGAGKVKLPKLSFSFSGKSVMSPPARNYFIDAMEGVKCVAIQAVKEGAGFSVIGNLMQQGYLFEFDRDRSRLGFTRHGCTLG; translated from the coding sequence ATGGGGTCAGCTTGTCATCTTTCCTTTACTCTCTTCTTCGCATTCAGTTTCATCACTTGCACCAACTGTATTGAATACCTGAAGTTACCGTTAGTGCAAAAGAACAATCCACTCTCCTTGCCAGCTCAGCTTCTCTCCTCAGACAGTCACCGCCTTTCAACCCTCTTCGCGGCCCTCCAAGGCCGCCGCGGGTCTCTGAAGTCCCCACTCGTCTCCGGCGCCTCAACCGGGTCGGGTCAATACTTCGTGGATCTCCGAATCGGATCACCGCCGCAGAGCCTCCTCCTGGTGGCGGACACCGGCAGCGACCTAGTGTGGGTGAAATGCTCTGCCTGCAGGAACTGCTCCGCCCATCCACCCGGATCCAAATTTTTGGTCCGACATTCCAGAACCTTCGCCCCTCACCACTGCTACGACTCGTCGTGTCGACTCGTTCCACATCCGGTCCAAACTCAATCTCAAACCCGAACCTGCAACCACTCCAAGATCCACTCCCCTTGTCTGTACTCCTACTCCTACGTGGACGGTTCCACCACAAGCGGCTTGTTCTCGAAGGAAACGACGACGTTTAACACAAGCTCCGGAAGAGTAACCAAAGTAAAAGACTTCTCCTTCGGTTGCGGGTTTCGCGTTTCTGGTCCCAGCGTTACAGGCGCGAGTTTCAACGGTGCCCAAGGTGTTCTGGGTTTAGGACGCGGAACGATGTCGTTTAGCTCCCAACTCGGTAGAACATTCGGGAACAGATTCTCATACTGTCTTCTTGACTACACCATATCCCCGCCTCCAAGGAGTTTCTTAACCATTGGTGCTTCCAAAAGAGACGCCGTATCACGGAAACTGTTCAGTTATACGCCGTTAGTTAAAAACCCTCTTTCGCCCACGTTTTACTACATTGTCGTTGAGGGCTTGTTTGTTGAGGGGGCGAAATTACCGATAAGCCCTTCGGTTTGGACCGTTGACGAGAATGGGAACGGCGGCACTGTCGTGGACTCCGGCACGACGCTTACGTTCCTGGCGGAGCCAGCGTACCGGCAAGTTCTGGCGGCCTTCCGGCGGCGCGTGAGGTTGCCACCGGTGGAAGGAGCGAACCTAGGGTTTGATCTGTGTGTGAATGTCACTGGCGCAGGGAAGGTGAAGCTGCCGAAGCTGAGCTTTTCTTTCTCCGGGAAATCGGTAATGTCGCCGCCGGCGAGAAACTATTTCATCGACGCTATGGAGGGAGTGAAGTGTGTGGCAATTCAAGCGGTGAAAGAGGGTGCAGGTTTTTCAGTGATTGGGAATCTGATGCAGCAAGGTTACTTGTTTGAGTTCGATAGGGACAGATCGCGGCTCGGGTTTACGCGTCATGGTTGCACTCTTGGCTGA